The nucleotide window CCCGGCCCCCGCTCTGAAGTGACCACGCACTAGCACGGCACGCTCATCAACGGCCGCGTGTTCGACTCCTCGTATCAGCGTGGGCAGCCGGCCACGTTCGGCGTGAACCAGGTAATTGCGGGCTGGACCGAAAGCAACAGCTGATGCCGAAGGCTCGAAGTGGCGCCTGTACATTCCTCGGATCTGGCCTACGGCAAGCGCAGCCCGGCCGCGACACATCGGCCCCGACTCCTGCACTCATCTTCGACGTAGAGCTG belongs to Hymenobacter sp. J193 and includes:
- a CDS encoding FKBP-type peptidyl-prolyl cis-trans isomerase translates to MFDSSYQRGQPATFGVNQVIAGWTESNS